The following proteins are co-located in the Polyangiaceae bacterium genome:
- a CDS encoding LysR family transcriptional regulator, producing the protein MLDELRHFLLVVDHGTVTAAARAAHLSQPALSASLRRLETHFGATLLHRGRSGAEPTAVGRTLIPRAQAVLAAMSDAQQAVREVQGLTRGEVRIGAGGTVATYLLPPLLARFRTRHPNIRIVLSELFPAQGRDAVDRGEIDLAILPDGPGEAWGHDDFILVGAKRVDPEGHPFVTFLSGTHTRAVLNRHFPDADVVIELASIAAVKRHVREGIGIALISSAAVQVELKNRRLFRLSHPLTPLRRELRLVHRGRESLSPAAAALRDLLAQTPAAARRKSRNKR; encoded by the coding sequence ATGTTAGACGAACTACGGCACTTCCTGCTCGTGGTCGACCACGGCACCGTCACCGCGGCGGCGCGGGCCGCGCACCTGTCCCAGCCGGCGCTTTCGGCCTCTTTGCGACGCCTGGAAACGCATTTCGGTGCCACGCTGCTCCATCGTGGACGCAGCGGCGCGGAGCCAACCGCGGTGGGACGCACTCTGATCCCGCGGGCGCAGGCCGTATTGGCAGCCATGTCGGACGCGCAGCAAGCGGTGCGTGAAGTGCAGGGACTGACACGCGGTGAGGTTCGAATCGGTGCCGGCGGAACCGTCGCCACCTATCTGCTGCCGCCCCTGCTGGCTCGCTTTCGCACTCGACACCCGAACATCCGCATCGTGTTGTCGGAGCTGTTTCCGGCGCAAGGGCGAGACGCGGTGGACCGCGGAGAGATCGACCTGGCGATTCTGCCCGATGGCCCCGGAGAAGCGTGGGGCCATGATGACTTCATTCTGGTGGGCGCGAAACGCGTCGACCCCGAGGGGCATCCGTTCGTGACCTTTCTGTCGGGTACGCACACGCGCGCCGTCCTGAATCGGCACTTCCCCGATGCCGACGTGGTGATTGAGTTGGCGAGCATTGCCGCCGTGAAGCGCCACGTGCGCGAAGGCATCGGCATCGCGTTGATCAGCAGCGCCGCGGTGCAGGTGGAACTGAAGAACCGTCGGCTCTTTCGGCTGAGTCATCCGTTGACGCCCCTACGGCGGGAGCTGCGTCTCGTGCACCGAGGACGTGAATCCCTCAGCCCCGCGGCGGCCGCTCTGCGCGACCTCCTGGCGCAGACGCCCGCAGCTGCCCGCCGTAAAAGCCGGAATAAGCGGTGA
- a CDS encoding zinc-binding dehydrogenase, with translation MNESMRALVYDREQDPWEKSKGLRAAEVPRASLDERVDYHDRSRVLIKPRFVGFCGSDRGIWFRRAFKDMIFQSLDRESKEQRAPKARRIIGHELFGEVVAVGSDAKRSHGLEVGDLVAAESHIYCGVCYQCRVGDAHVCADDLIIGISYDGAFADYVKLPAKVIWRTNTDKIRPEVAAVQEPFGNAVHACTKVNLRGKRVAIVGCGTIGLFAVAIARALGATQIIGVEPVATHAEMARRLGADSVLSPGESSDGYSHDPDLAEQIRRLTDGVGVDVVLEMSGLNSSVNNAIHCVRRGGDVILFGLKSGDAIIESFDRVIVDGIAMHSVIGRRIPETWHITRHLLESREPNIHDLIWEVILNRGDGPVLDFEKFDAAEFEQKIQTFPKVVLRF, from the coding sequence ATGAACGAGTCCATGCGGGCCCTGGTCTACGACCGCGAGCAGGATCCCTGGGAGAAGAGCAAGGGGCTACGCGCAGCCGAGGTGCCGCGAGCATCCCTGGACGAGCGCGTCGACTACCACGACCGCTCTCGCGTCTTGATCAAACCACGCTTCGTGGGTTTCTGCGGCTCGGACCGGGGCATCTGGTTCCGACGCGCCTTCAAGGACATGATCTTTCAGTCCCTGGATCGTGAAAGCAAGGAACAGCGCGCGCCCAAGGCTCGCCGCATCATCGGCCACGAATTGTTCGGCGAGGTGGTGGCCGTGGGCAGCGACGCCAAACGCAGCCACGGCCTCGAAGTCGGTGACCTGGTCGCCGCCGAAAGCCACATCTATTGCGGCGTCTGCTACCAGTGCCGCGTGGGCGACGCCCACGTCTGCGCCGACGATCTGATCATCGGCATCAGCTATGACGGCGCCTTCGCGGACTACGTCAAGCTCCCTGCCAAGGTGATCTGGCGCACCAATACCGACAAGATCCGCCCGGAAGTGGCAGCCGTGCAGGAACCCTTCGGCAACGCAGTGCACGCGTGTACCAAGGTCAACCTTCGCGGCAAACGCGTTGCGATCGTCGGCTGCGGCACCATTGGGCTCTTCGCTGTCGCCATCGCGCGCGCCCTGGGCGCGACCCAGATCATCGGCGTGGAGCCCGTGGCCACCCATGCCGAAATGGCCCGTCGTCTTGGCGCCGACAGCGTGCTCAGCCCGGGAGAAAGCTCCGACGGCTACTCCCACGACCCGGACTTGGCGGAACAAATCCGACGCCTGACGGACGGTGTGGGCGTGGACGTCGTGCTGGAGATGAGTGGCCTCAATTCCAGCGTCAACAACGCCATTCACTGCGTGCGCCGCGGCGGCGACGTGATCCTCTTCGGCCTCAAGAGCGGTGATGCCATCATCGAGAGCTTCGACCGTGTGATCGTCGACGGCATCGCCATGCACAGCGTCATCGGCCGCCGCATTCCCGAGACCTGGCACATCACGCGGCATCTGCTCGAGAGCCGAGAGCCCAACATCCACGACTTGATCTGGGAGGTCATCCTCAACCGCGGCGATGGCCCCGTGCTCGACTTCGAAAAATTCGACGCCGCCGAGTTCGAGCAGAAGATCCAGACTTTTCCCAAGGTCGTGCTGCGCTTCTAG
- a CDS encoding TSUP family transporter encodes MTLLLLIAMSGVAGVLTTVAGAGGGLLLLLTLSAVWEPARALAVTAPALLFGNAHRAITLRREADLSVARDFALGAFPAGLAGGLIAGVIPSVTATWLLVLLTFAAVLRALLRIQLMLPRCAILGSGAGIGLLTGTTGGAGMLVSPILLSRGLVAERYVATGAICGTVLHLSRICGYGLSGMFSPTVWLDAAVATAALLLGNGVGIRLRPLARRLPSGALEYGVLVISVSVALFGALTR; translated from the coding sequence ATGACGCTGTTGCTCCTGATTGCGATGAGCGGCGTTGCGGGCGTGCTCACGACGGTGGCGGGCGCCGGTGGCGGTCTGTTGCTGCTGCTGACCCTGTCGGCCGTCTGGGAGCCTGCCCGGGCCTTGGCAGTGACGGCTCCGGCCTTGCTGTTCGGCAATGCCCACCGCGCCATCACCCTCCGCCGTGAGGCGGATCTCAGCGTCGCGCGCGACTTCGCCCTCGGCGCGTTTCCCGCGGGGCTCGCAGGCGGCCTGATCGCCGGCGTGATCCCCAGTGTCACGGCGACTTGGCTGCTCGTGCTGCTCACCTTCGCCGCCGTGCTTCGCGCGCTGCTTCGCATCCAGCTGATGTTGCCCCGCTGCGCCATCTTGGGATCCGGGGCGGGCATTGGGCTGCTCACCGGAACGACCGGAGGCGCGGGCATGCTGGTGTCGCCCATCCTGCTGTCGCGTGGCCTGGTGGCAGAGCGCTACGTGGCGACAGGCGCCATCTGCGGCACGGTGCTGCACCTCTCTCGCATCTGCGGCTACGGACTGTCCGGCATGTTCTCGCCCACGGTTTGGCTCGACGCAGCCGTCGCCACCGCTGCGCTGTTGCTGGGCAACGGCGTCGGCATCCGCCTGCGTCCCCTGGCCCGCCGACTTCCTTCGGGCGCGTTGGAGTACGGCGTGCTCGTCATCAGCGTGAGCGTCGCCCTCTTCGGCGCCCTGACCCGCTGA
- the kbl gene encoding glycine C-acetyltransferase, with amino-acid sequence MYDQAREIYAEELRSIREAGLFKAERVITTPQGAQVTSDGKEVLNFCANNYLGLSSHPQVIAGAKAALESHGFGLSSVRFICGTQDLHKRLEQRIAGFFGTDDAILYSSCFDANGGLFEVMLGEEDAIISDALNHASIIDGIRLCKAERHRYANGDLTELENALKQTQSKRLRLIATDGVFSMDGYLAKLDAICNLAERYDAMVMVDDSHATGFIGNTGRGTPEHCGVLSRVDVLTSTLGKALGGASGGFTTGRKEIIELLRQRSRPYLFSNTLAPAVAGASLAVFDLLERSGALRERVMANAAQFRSGMKAAGFDVKDGIHPIVPVMIYDAKQAQAMAASLLDEGIYVIGFSYPVVPKGQARIRVQLSAQHEPAQVQAAIDAFTRVGKRLGVLE; translated from the coding sequence ATGTACGACCAGGCCCGAGAGATCTACGCCGAGGAGCTCCGCTCCATTCGCGAAGCCGGCTTGTTCAAGGCGGAACGCGTCATCACCACCCCCCAAGGCGCGCAGGTGACGAGCGATGGCAAGGAGGTTCTGAACTTCTGCGCCAACAACTACCTGGGGCTTTCGTCGCATCCCCAGGTCATCGCGGGCGCCAAGGCGGCGCTGGAAAGTCACGGATTCGGCCTGTCCAGCGTGCGCTTCATCTGCGGCACTCAAGATCTGCACAAGCGGCTGGAGCAGCGCATCGCCGGCTTCTTCGGCACCGACGACGCCATCCTCTACTCCTCGTGCTTCGACGCCAACGGCGGTCTGTTCGAGGTGATGCTCGGAGAAGAGGACGCCATCATCAGCGATGCGCTGAACCACGCCAGCATCATCGACGGCATCCGCCTGTGCAAGGCCGAGCGCCATCGTTACGCCAACGGCGACCTGACAGAACTCGAGAATGCCCTGAAGCAAACCCAGAGCAAGCGGCTGCGCCTCATCGCCACCGACGGCGTGTTCAGCATGGATGGCTACCTGGCCAAACTCGATGCGATTTGCAACTTGGCGGAACGCTACGACGCGATGGTGATGGTCGACGACTCCCACGCCACGGGTTTCATCGGCAACACGGGACGTGGCACCCCGGAGCACTGTGGCGTGCTCTCGCGCGTGGACGTGCTGACCAGCACGCTGGGCAAGGCACTTGGGGGAGCCAGTGGCGGCTTCACCACCGGTCGCAAGGAGATCATCGAGCTTCTGCGACAGCGCTCGCGTCCCTACCTGTTCTCGAACACCCTGGCCCCGGCCGTGGCCGGCGCCAGCCTCGCCGTGTTCGACTTGCTCGAGCGGAGCGGGGCACTACGCGAACGCGTGATGGCCAACGCCGCTCAGTTTCGCAGTGGCATGAAGGCCGCGGGCTTCGACGTCAAGGACGGCATTCATCCCATCGTGCCCGTGATGATCTACGACGCCAAGCAAGCCCAAGCGATGGCCGCCTCGTTGCTCGACGAAGGCATCTACGTCATCGGCTTCTCTTATCCCGTGGTGCCCAAAGGGCAGGCGCGCATTCGCGTGCAGCTCTCGGCCCAGCACGAGCCGGCGCAGGTGCAAGCCGCCATCGACGCCTTCACCCGCGTCGGCAAGCGCCTGGGCGTGCTCGAGTAG